The region TTTTCAAAATCGGTATTTAAGATTTTTGTATTTTTAAATATTTCTTCAACCTCTTTGCTTAATATGTAGTCTATTTTACTTCTAAAATCTTTATTATTATACGCAATGCCTCCATAGGGAATATTAAAATCTCCGTTAGCATTAAATCTAAACATTGATGCATAGCAAAATTCTCTTATAAAATAATAATTTGAGATTTTTTTTGCCAAAGATGTTTTGTACTTAGAGCCGTTTTTATTCATTACATCTCGAAAATGCATATAAAAACCGCTTCTGAAAGCTGTTTCAATATTTTTATGCAAGTCACCATCTGGTAATTTGCCACGATCCTTTTCAATCTTTTTAGTTCTGCTGATTTTTGAAATTAAATTTTTGATTATTTCTTGAAGTAAATTATTTGGATCAAGTGCAAAATTTTTAGAAAACAAACCATTAAATTGATCCTCTTTCGCTTTGAGTTTTTTAGTTATTATTTCTTTAACTTCTTTTTCTGTTTTTTTATCATCCTTATATTCTTCATACAGTTTGATAAAATCATTCTCAAAAATATTTATATACTTTGGAATCTTTTCCCAATTGTCAGCGTAATCGTATAAACATT is a window of Parcubacteria group bacterium DNA encoding:
- a CDS encoding DNA adenine methylase yields the protein MNSLIKWPGGKSKEYEQIKNLIPKHTRYIEPFFGGGAIFFKLQPKKAIINDICVELIEFYRFIKGENNKKEFKKCLYDYADNWEKIPKYINIFENDFIKLYEEYKDDKKTEKEVKEIITKKLKAKEDQFNGLFSKNFALDPNNLLQEIIKNLISKISRTKKIEKDRGKLPDGDLHKNIETAFRSGFYMHFRDVMNKNGSKYKTSLAKKISNYYFIREFCYASMFRFNANGDFNIPYGGIAYNNKDFRSKIDYILSKEVEEIFKNTKILNTDFEKILSQKDLNKNDFIFLDPPYDTDFSDYEKAVFDKKDQERLAKCLYSTKANFILIIKKTPFIHDLYKNKKGIKVDSFEKTYLYNVKGRNDRDVEHLVIYNF